Below is a window of Impatiens glandulifera chromosome 2, dImpGla2.1, whole genome shotgun sequence DNA.
AGTGTTTTATAACTGATCTAATAAGAACTCAAAATTCCTACTGGTTGtaggaaaataaaaacaaagtatTGCAAGTTGTATAATTTGCTTACAAAAATTGAACAAATACAaattaacatcatcatcattaaataAAGTACTTAAAAAgactaaaaataatcatcacattTATGTTGGTAGCATGCAAGCCCTATCTTACTTACTAGGGTAGtccattaatttcaaataataagatGTTAGtgaaatttattgtatttttaaacataaaaaattgtgttttttttaataaaaaagatccatatatattaaaaatgaaaagataaaaatcgtttaaacacaaacataacattaaaataacatattaaataaataaaataaaaaataagaaaaaacaatacttaataagttataaaGCTCAAAAATCCTCGAAAAGAATTATTAACTTCCCCACAGACTCTACTGATTTTTTCTGAACGAATCTCAGAAagtatcataataatagtattatgaatgatacgaatTGAACGAATACAATCATTGAAatttcgacgatttctctccaaccagatagtccaccaaaaaataattgagatgcTAACCTAAATATGTAGGTATGACATATCAATCGtatcaatccaaatttctcaccatttttatttggttatgagttcaaatctcaacaaaaaaaacattttttttatcaacttttaaACCAGACATAggataaacaaaaatatttatatatttttttttctaccgGGACTGGGCTAGCCCCGGGtattatttgagtttaaaaaaaaaatcataatcaacATTTTAccgattaaattatttaatttattaactaaaatactaaaatatattttatttttaaaaaattatatatattatcactatatattaatatattttaagtttttatttttaaaattaaaaaaaaaaatcactacaTGCTTTATTGTTTTTGATTAAATgactcttattatttttttaatatacattatacattaaccattttaatatatatatatatatatatatatataactctttacataaaaacaaatttactttctcaaaatcaccatatcgatatttttcaaataattaattattaaattattaaaaaaaatgataccaAACTAGGTCATTGTTTCAATTAAGATATTCATTTAccattatttgtttgatatatggGACTTTAACAAAGGGAATTAAGAATAGTTGTTAAAAATGCAagacataatatatatatttgagtaatttatttgtcatttaaataatttattattcttttgcaTATCTATTTATagactaaaatattatttttttattaaatattaataccctttaattattttctcaataACCTAACTTTTCACTAcctatactaaaaaaaaattagttaaataaccTCAAATCGAATAGTACCATAacttttcttaaaatataaatgataaatataaccCTATACATTAGAAAAGTAGgtgttatatattttgtatatatatatattaacaactGACTTTTAATTATTAGGGAGTATTATCCACAATTGTGATTATCATTAATGATGAGAGTAAGTATTAACAACATTTGATAatactattttttctttaatgatTTTAACCTTATTTCTTGTAGCTTTAGTTAAAAGTCCTCGATAATGACCGACTTTATTTTATAAGGGGTCCCAATGTAATTATTGTCCTAATGCAATTTTTGGGTTTCTATTTCAACCTTGAtgacttttaattttttctctttacaACCTTTTCTCAAATGTAGATATTCTCTAtcttaaataacattatatttctcattttcattttcactaACCTCTGCCCCTTCCCCCTTTTCTATCTAAtcatatagttttattatttcatccATTAAATTTAAGGGTATTTGTTAAGCATTGGGACTTATAATGAGCAAATTatcaaagaaagaaaatataagttaataacaatttatatgcaagattaattcatatttttttctttctaaattgaacttttaatttaaggattcacaaaaagataaatttgaaaaaaagtaGTAACTTACAgaaaatttacaataattttgttttacacATGATGAATAATTGTAACTTTCCAACTGTTTGGATCGTGGCCCAATGGACCATTTCTCTGCTAATTGGGCTAAAGTCAACCCATGGGAACATCCCTTTTGTCTCAgctgtttgtttatttttttgacaaGCTAATTCTTATTTAGTTCAAATAGTTACACAAACagaatatcattttttttttgtaaaaagaaTTATGTCAAATATGATAAGTGAACTCAAACAACTACAAACACAACATTATCATTCCAAATTAACCTAGATAACTTCTTTTTTATACAGATGAAATTTtcctaaataaaaaagaaatactATTAAAGGGAGTTGATATCTACAACTACAACAGGAAAATGGACAAACAGATCTGTCACTAAAGggagaagaataagaagaagaaaatgccaTACTCAAAAACCACACAAACAGAATAGACAGATGCAAAACCGAGCTCTATCTATCGTCTAGGTTGTTCATTCATACTCTTCCCCTCGAAGAACTCTCCCAGCATGTGATCAAGATCCTCCACATTGTACCTGATGTACTTTTGCGGGTTCTTCCCATTCTCAACCAATGGCCTGTTGGCACAAACAAGAAAATATACATCAAGAAAACATCCAGATAAAGAGAAAGATTTGGTAATTTAAGGAAAAAACGGTTTCACTGGTTAACGAATCAAAAGAGTGTGTTACCCACCCAAAACGTTTGATGAAAGCTCTATATGCTGGCAACAGGACTTCAGCGACTGCTAGTCTTAAGGATTCACGCAACTCAGAGTCTGGAACGGTCCACTGTGAATGTATTTTATGAAGATCCTCGAACTGGATATTAAATGACTTCAACCTGATACAACAAGATCAATTAAGATTTATTCAGGTACAATCACAACATTACATACAATatctcaaacaaataaaatctattaaaaaCAGACCGATCCTTCACTATTGTTCGGGAAACCCCACTACTATTATTTCCTCCATCAGCACCACCCATGGAACTTCCACCGCCACCAGATGAGCCCATGACTTGTATTGAGAGAGACTGCAGAATCTgccaaaacaagaaaaattgaTGAAAATGATCATTCATTCAATATAATGTTAACTCAGGCTGGAAAATGGCACATTGAGTAGCATAACAAACCTTCGTCCAAGCAATCCTCTTGTACTGATTGGCATGCTGTTGGACAATCCTCCTGTGTCTTTGGACCCAATCATCGCCTAGCAGATCCTTGGCTTCAGACCTGAAATAATCAAACCACCCTTTTAGCACCCACACTGaagaatataacaaaaataactaCCATCTGAAAGCAATAAGGGGTAATAGTAGGACTAACTTGCGTACAGATCTGACCATATAGTGAATATTGTTCATGAGGAACAAGTTAGTTAAAGCGGGATCCCTGTATTGCTTTGATTTCATGTCTAGGTTAGTCTGGAGAGCCTGCATTATTCGCATTGTTACAGCTGCAAACTGCGAATCTGATTCTCCATTTTCTAATTCTTTGAAAAGTTGTTTCAAGGTTGTTTGGTAACTGTGCATATACAACAACATCAAAGATCAAATGTGTTTCCATAACATACAAAGTGAAGCAGATgatccaaataaataaataaataaaaactcaaacaaaTTTTTCTAATCAACTTACTCAAACAAGAACTTGACATAATTAATAACATAGCTTGTCAGAGGATGAACAGTTCCATCTGCAACTGTAGTCTTGGTAGCATCTTTTTCAACTGCTTCCACAAAATCACCAAAAGTTTCTTTTGCAGTCTGGGCAAGCCGCTTTGCTAAGCCCACTGCAGATTCTCTAATTTCCACACAATACTTCCCCTTGAAAAGTGCTTCAATCTGCAAGAGATAACGAGTCCAAGATAAACCCCTCATTATATGAAGAAGGATAAAAAAACCTTAAAAGTATCTAGAACCTTTCCGTTTGGAGAATGTGTTTGATCGAactgaaaattaattatgtacAGCTATTATTAAGCAttcatcattaaataaaaatattggatTACGCGATTAAGGCCTTGTTGGATGAAGGGttattaggatttaattcaaataactccTTATCCCATCCctcaatcaaatcatcaactaaaatacccttgctttattttacaataatttaaaacattaaatataacaggatattatagtaatttaacccatataatccactttttcatcaaacaataattttttcaaaagttggattatttataaaaaaataaatacatcaaaCAGGAACTAAGTTTTCGTACCAACTTAATACCAAAACAACTAATCTTATTCCTGTTCAATTGAATTGAACCAATGTCATAAAGATCATCATCATTCATACCTCTGAATGAAGTTCCCGCATGATTTCATACATGTCTAAAAGCACAAATAACTTTTCTGGTGACCTCTTGCTTTTGGCAATGGCTTCTCCAAAACTAAGCAGCACAGAAACACTACTAGAAGTGACTTGAGCAA
It encodes the following:
- the LOC124925948 gene encoding exocyst complex component EXO70A1-like encodes the protein MAISAVSPVDMLSERAAKMREALQKSQSITDTMVSVLGSFDHRLSALETAMRPTQIRTHAIRRAHENIDKTLKASEVILSQFDISRQAETKILRGPHEDLESYLEAIQQLKSNISFFSNNKSFKSSDGVINHSNNLLAKALSKLEQEFEQIMSSYSKPVEPERLFECLPSSLRPSSESPDNEGNSGGKHHPGHEQHHNAELEDAVYTPPVLIPPRILPLLHNLAQQMAQAGHQQQLVKIYRDTRSPVLEESLRKLRVENLSKEDVQKMQWEVLEAKIGNWIHFMRIAVKLLFAGERRVCDQILEGIGSLNDQCFAQVTSSSVSVLLSFGEAIAKSKRSPEKLFVLLDMYEIMRELHSEIEALFKGKYCVEIRESAVGLAKRLAQTAKETFGDFVEAVEKDATKTTVADGTVHPLTSYVINYVKFLFDYQTTLKQLFKELENGESDSQFAAVTMRIMQALQTNLDMKSKQYRDPALTNLFLMNNIHYMVRSVRKSEAKDLLGDDWVQRHRRIVQQHANQYKRIAWTKILQSLSIQVMGSSGGGGSSMGGADGGNNSSGVSRTIVKDRLKSFNIQFEDLHKIHSQWTVPDSELRESLRLAVAEVLLPAYRAFIKRFGPLVENGKNPQKYIRYNVEDLDHMLGEFFEGKSMNEQPRR